A genomic window from Mesorhizobium shangrilense includes:
- a CDS encoding IS110 family transposase produces MEDTMIGVDLAKNAFQLHGATMTGNLKFRKKLTRSRFRQFMACQPPAVVVMEACGSASYWAREMVKLGHEVKLIAPQYVRPFVKRQKNDAADAEAIVVAAQRPEMRFVQPKSEAQQACAVLFRTRERLLHQRTELVNALRSVLYEYGHIVPKGIAHIKRIESILEAPNSDLPELVREECRDLIEQIAEKTARIEAKTKKARILSMATDTARRLQTMPGVGPQTALAISGFAPPMESFKRGRDFAAWLGLVPRQYTSGGKERLGRVSKAGQTDIRSLLIIGAMSRLTVLARKSIAEGSWLGRMLRRKPLMLVAIALANKMARAIWGMMTKKEDYRDPTCVVAA; encoded by the coding sequence ATGGAAGATACAATGATCGGGGTGGACCTGGCAAAGAACGCTTTCCAGCTTCACGGCGCGACAATGACGGGGAATTTGAAATTCCGTAAGAAGCTGACGCGGTCACGGTTCCGGCAGTTCATGGCATGCCAGCCGCCTGCTGTGGTTGTGATGGAAGCATGCGGTAGCGCGAGCTACTGGGCACGGGAAATGGTCAAGCTCGGCCATGAGGTGAAACTGATCGCGCCGCAATACGTACGGCCCTTTGTGAAGAGGCAGAAAAACGATGCTGCCGATGCTGAGGCAATCGTCGTTGCGGCACAGCGCCCCGAGATGCGTTTTGTCCAGCCGAAGTCGGAAGCTCAGCAAGCCTGCGCTGTGCTGTTCCGAACGCGGGAGCGCCTTCTCCATCAGCGCACCGAGCTTGTGAATGCTCTGCGTTCGGTGCTGTATGAATATGGCCATATCGTTCCGAAAGGAATCGCTCACATCAAGCGGATTGAGAGCATTCTGGAGGCACCTAACAGTGACCTGCCCGAGTTGGTGCGCGAGGAATGCCGCGACCTGATTGAGCAGATTGCCGAGAAGACAGCTCGGATCGAAGCCAAGACGAAGAAGGCCAGAATCCTGTCCATGGCGACTGATACAGCGCGGCGACTGCAGACAATGCCGGGCGTCGGGCCACAGACCGCGCTGGCGATCAGCGGCTTTGCTCCTCCGATGGAGAGCTTCAAACGCGGACGAGATTTTGCAGCCTGGCTTGGCCTCGTGCCACGCCAATACACCTCCGGTGGCAAGGAGCGACTTGGACGTGTGTCGAAGGCCGGACAGACTGATATCCGATCTTTGTTGATCATTGGCGCCATGTCACGCCTGACAGTGCTGGCTCGCAAATCGATCGCCGAGGGATCATGGCTGGGACGGATGCTGCGTCGCAAGCCGCTCATGCTGGTCGCGATCGCGCTTGCGAACAAAATGGCGCGGGCGATCTGGGGGATGATGACGAAGAAAGAAGATTATCGAGATCCGACGTGTGTGGTGGCTGCATGA
- a CDS encoding DUF1488 domain-containing protein translates to MTLEFPNPSRSFDEVRNAVRFIGHDGMFEVPFFVETAALAKPGKTQLSEADSLTAFDSACSSIHDVAREAYSYGRRTTYTLTAADFR, encoded by the coding sequence GTGACCCTCGAATTCCCTAATCCGAGCCGCAGCTTCGACGAAGTGCGCAACGCCGTTCGCTTCATCGGACATGATGGCATGTTCGAGGTGCCGTTCTTTGTAGAGACCGCAGCGCTGGCAAAGCCCGGCAAGACGCAATTGTCCGAAGCGGACTCTTTGACGGCTTTCGATTCGGCGTGCAGTTCGATCCACGATGTCGCACGCGAGGCCTATTCCTACGGCCGCCGTACCACCTATACGCTGACCGCTGCCGATTTCCGGTAG
- the groL gene encoding chaperonin GroEL (60 kDa chaperone family; promotes refolding of misfolded polypeptides especially under stressful conditions; forms two stacked rings of heptamers to form a barrel-shaped 14mer; ends can be capped by GroES; misfolded proteins enter the barrel where they are refolded when GroES binds): protein MSAKEIKFAGEARDRLLRGVELLNNAVKVTLGPKGRNVVIDRAYGAPRITKDGVTVAKEIELADKFENMGAQMVREVASKTNDLAGDGTTTATVLAASILREGAKLVAVGMNPMDLKRGIDIGVAAVVKEIQAQSKRVKSSEEIAQVGTIAANGDATVGEMIAKAMKKVGNEGVITVEEAKTAETELDVVEGMQFDRGYLSPYFVTNAEKMHVELEAPYILIHEKKLGNLQSMLPILEAVVQSGKPLLIISEDVEGEALATLVVNKVRGGLKIAAVKAPGFGDRRKAMLEDIAVLTAGQMISEDLGIKLENVTLEMLGRARRVLIEKDTTTIVDGSGDKAGIAARIAQINAQIEETTADYDKEKLRERLAKLAGGVAVIRVGGATETEVKEKKDRVDDALNATRAAVEEGIVPGGGVALLRAKTVLSSLTGVNADVTAGISIVLRALEAPVRQIAENAGVEGSIVVGRLTASKDRNQGFDAQTETYVDMIKAGIVDPAKVVRTALQDAGSIAALLITAEAMIADIPAKESTRSAGNGGMGGY, encoded by the coding sequence ATGTCTGCCAAGGAAATCAAATTCGCCGGCGAAGCCCGCGACCGCCTGTTGCGCGGCGTTGAACTGCTCAACAACGCGGTCAAGGTGACGCTCGGCCCGAAAGGCCGCAACGTCGTCATTGACAGGGCTTACGGCGCCCCGCGCATCACCAAGGATGGCGTCACCGTCGCCAAGGAGATCGAGCTTGCCGACAAGTTCGAGAACATGGGCGCACAGATGGTGCGCGAAGTTGCATCGAAGACCAACGACCTCGCCGGCGACGGCACCACCACGGCGACGGTGCTCGCTGCCTCCATACTGCGCGAGGGCGCCAAGCTGGTCGCCGTCGGCATGAATCCCATGGACCTGAAGCGCGGCATCGATATTGGGGTTGCAGCCGTCGTGAAGGAAATCCAGGCGCAATCGAAGAGGGTCAAGTCCTCCGAGGAGATTGCGCAGGTCGGCACCATAGCCGCCAATGGCGACGCGACTGTCGGTGAGATGATCGCCAAGGCGATGAAAAAGGTCGGCAACGAGGGCGTCATCACCGTCGAGGAGGCCAAGACTGCCGAGACCGAGCTCGACGTGGTCGAAGGCATGCAGTTCGATCGCGGCTATCTTTCGCCCTACTTCGTCACCAATGCCGAGAAGATGCACGTGGAGCTGGAGGCTCCCTACATCCTCATCCACGAGAAGAAGCTGGGCAATCTCCAGTCGATGCTGCCGATCCTCGAAGCGGTGGTGCAGAGCGGCAAGCCGCTGCTGATCATTTCGGAGGATGTCGAGGGCGAGGCGCTGGCAACGCTGGTGGTCAACAAGGTGCGCGGCGGCCTGAAGATTGCCGCCGTGAAGGCGCCAGGCTTCGGCGACCGCCGCAAGGCCATGCTGGAGGATATCGCGGTGCTGACTGCCGGCCAGATGATCTCCGAGGATCTCGGCATCAAGCTGGAAAACGTCACGCTCGAGATGCTCGGCCGCGCCAGGCGCGTGCTGATCGAGAAGGACACGACCACGATCGTCGACGGTTCCGGCGACAAGGCCGGGATTGCCGCGCGCATCGCCCAGATCAACGCACAGATCGAGGAAACGACCGCGGACTACGATAAGGAGAAGCTGCGGGAGCGGCTGGCCAAGCTCGCCGGCGGCGTCGCGGTGATCCGCGTCGGCGGCGCGACCGAGACCGAGGTGAAGGAGAAGAAGGATCGTGTCGACGATGCGCTCAACGCGACGCGCGCGGCGGTCGAGGAAGGCATCGTACCCGGTGGCGGGGTCGCGCTGCTCCGTGCGAAAACAGTGCTGTCCTCCCTTACGGGCGTCAATGCCGACGTGACCGCCGGCATATCGATCGTGCTCAGGGCGCTCGAGGCCCCGGTCCGCCAGATCGCCGAGAACGCCGGCGTCGAGGGCTCGATCGTCGTCGGCAGGCTGACGGCCAGCAAGGACCGCAACCAGGGCTTCGACGCCCAGACCGAAACCTATGTCGACATGATCAAGGCCGGCATCGTCGATCCCGCCAAGGTCGTTCGCACCGCCCTGCAGGACGCCGGCTCGATCGCTGCGCTCCTGATCACCGCCGAGGCCATGATCGCCGACATTCCCGCGAAGGAATCCACCCGGTCGGCCGGCAACGGCGGCATGGGTGGATACTGA
- a CDS encoding GAF domain-containing sensor histidine kinase: MKSDYQADIDAIRRIDAVPTILDVVCRTTGMGFAAVARVTEDRWVACSVLDRIAFGLQRGGELKVETTICHEIRQSGYPVIINNVVEDPLYCGHPTPAMYGFQSYISMPILRKDGSFFGTLCAIDPKPAKLKDPEIVGMFRLFAELIAAHLDSVDQIAVSEQLLARERAFGAMREKFIAVLGHDLRNPLASVVSGTKMLMRKHEAEPESRQILLLMQGSLLRMRGLIDNIADFARSRLGSGLTLDLQADAHLLEQTLDQVVDELRTAHPDRPIIAEFSVKHAVPVDHGRVAQLLSNLIGNALSYGDVAKPVRVSAKADKSGLELVVENGGAPIPAETLANLFEPFARGDVGRNVEGLGLGLFIASEIAKAHGGTLEVTSDESSTRFVLDIRAAPPAQKNSEPSGAQRLNG, encoded by the coding sequence TTGAAAAGCGACTATCAGGCGGACATCGACGCCATCAGGAGGATCGATGCAGTGCCCACCATCCTCGACGTGGTGTGCCGGACGACGGGAATGGGATTTGCGGCTGTCGCACGCGTCACCGAGGATCGCTGGGTCGCGTGCAGTGTGCTGGACCGTATCGCGTTTGGCCTTCAGCGCGGAGGCGAGTTGAAGGTCGAAACCACCATCTGCCACGAGATCCGCCAAAGCGGATATCCCGTTATCATCAACAACGTTGTCGAGGATCCCCTCTATTGCGGTCATCCGACGCCGGCGATGTATGGCTTCCAGAGCTATATCTCCATGCCGATCTTGCGCAAGGACGGCTCCTTCTTCGGGACGCTCTGCGCGATCGACCCGAAGCCGGCCAAGCTCAAGGATCCAGAAATCGTCGGCATGTTTAGGCTCTTTGCAGAATTGATCGCCGCTCACCTCGATTCCGTCGATCAGATCGCGGTGAGCGAGCAATTGCTTGCCCGGGAAAGGGCATTCGGTGCGATGCGGGAGAAGTTCATCGCCGTGCTCGGCCATGATCTGCGCAATCCGCTCGCATCCGTCGTCTCGGGCACCAAGATGCTGATGCGCAAGCATGAGGCGGAACCCGAAAGCAGACAGATCCTGCTGCTGATGCAGGGAAGCCTGCTGCGTATGCGAGGTTTGATCGACAACATTGCGGACTTCGCGAGATCCCGACTGGGAAGCGGGCTGACGCTCGACCTACAGGCGGATGCTCATCTCCTTGAGCAGACGCTCGATCAGGTTGTCGACGAACTGCGAACCGCGCATCCGGATCGGCCAATCATTGCCGAGTTCTCGGTGAAACACGCCGTGCCGGTGGACCACGGACGCGTTGCCCAGCTTCTTTCCAATCTGATCGGCAACGCCCTGAGCTATGGGGACGTGGCTAAGCCGGTCCGCGTGTCTGCAAAAGCGGACAAGTCCGGTTTAGAGCTCGTCGTGGAGAATGGCGGCGCCCCAATTCCGGCAGAAACGTTGGCAAACCTTTTCGAGCCCTTCGCGAGAGGCGACGTTGGACGGAATGTCGAAGGCCTAGGCCTTGGGCTGTTCATCGCTTCCGAGATTGCGAAGGCCCATGGCGGAACGCTTGAAGTGACATCGGACGAATCATCGACGAGATTTGTTTTGGATATCCGCGCAGCACCGCCGGCTCAGAAAAATTCCGAGCCATCCGGAGCCCAACGACTAAACGGGTGA
- a CDS encoding response regulator — protein sequence MSLPPCSQDTVVEDEPLIRMDLAAVLEEMGFSVLEAANADEAIAMPQSDPATRTVITDVDVPGTMDGLALTFLVRDRWPPCHLIVSGPRRPKTSGMAEGGRFIR from the coding sequence GTGAGCCTCCCGCCCTGCAGCCAAGATACCGTTGTCGAGGATGAGCCGCTCATCCGGATGGATCTGGCGGCGGTGCTGGAGGAGATGGGCTTCTCGGTTCTCGAAGCGGCCAATGCCGACGAAGCGATCGCGATGCCGCAGTCCGATCCTGCAACTAGGACGGTGATCACGGACGTGGACGTGCCGGGAACCATGGATGGCCTCGCCTTGACCTTTCTGGTTCGGGACCGGTGGCCGCCTTGTCACCTTATCGTGTCTGGCCCTAGGAGGCCAAAAACCTCGGGTATGGCTGAGGGCGGCCGGTTCATCAGATAG
- a CDS encoding ferritin-like domain-containing protein — MAREKTLEDLFHDTLKDIYYAERKILKALPKMARAASSPELKAAFEKHKDETEGHVDRLQQVFELMGKRPQGKTCDAIEGIISEGEEIIETFKGTAAIDAGLISSAQAVEHYEITRYGTLKRWAEVLGMADAAKLLDQTLGEETMTDEALTGLADASANEMAKAA; from the coding sequence ATGGCAAGAGAAAAGACGCTGGAAGATCTTTTCCACGATACGCTCAAGGACATCTATTACGCCGAACGGAAGATCCTGAAGGCTCTTCCCAAGATGGCCCGCGCGGCATCATCCCCTGAACTCAAGGCGGCGTTCGAGAAGCACAAGGACGAGACCGAGGGCCACGTCGATCGTCTGCAGCAGGTCTTCGAACTGATGGGCAAGCGGCCTCAGGGCAAGACCTGCGACGCCATCGAAGGCATCATCTCTGAAGGCGAGGAGATCATCGAAACCTTCAAGGGCACGGCAGCGATTGATGCCGGTCTCATCTCGTCGGCCCAGGCCGTCGAGCATTACGAGATCACGCGTTACGGCACGCTCAAACGCTGGGCCGAGGTGCTCGGCATGGCAGACGCCGCTAAGCTGCTTGACCAGACGCTCGGCGAGGAAACGATGACCGATGAGGCCTTGACCGGCCTCGCAGACGCATCCGCCAACGAGATGGCCAAGGCCGCCTGA
- a CDS encoding CGNR zinc finger domain-containing protein translates to MLFLDSSRGGRRRWCSDKCGRIVESGASRRSKSWIGLRAVNDIDYAVTFSNLPAEVRERLINFELHQSGACGRRAEHAAPAIDANDPRDPERRAPRPALRR, encoded by the coding sequence CTGCTTTTCCTCGACAGCTCACGCGGAGGACGCAGGCGCTGGTGCTCGGATAAGTGCGGACGCATAGTCGAGTCAGGCGCTTCGCGTCGAAGTAAGAGCTGGATTGGATTGAGAGCAGTAAACGACATCGACTATGCAGTCACCTTTTCCAATCTTCCGGCTGAGGTCAGAGAGCGGTTGATCAATTTCGAACTGCACCAGAGCGGTGCTTGCGGGCGTCGAGCCGAGCATGCTGCCCCGGCGATCGACGCCAATGACCCCCGAGACCCTGAGCGGAGAGCGCCTCGACCAGCATTGCGCCGCTGA
- a CDS encoding glycosyltransferase produces the protein MVVGSYLERLPLSVVRHGLCDTAEIWTFWAQESPPSWSFEPPVLTRRSFRPDDPAGRPFSSADMLGHIATFGPPDVLCVWGLGIDAAILQACAGSIRVYNSIDAPALRVPDDVSRHFDIVLTGAEWQSEEVERRHPGMLTAVMPIGPEFASPETFFPLGLAKTYDVIYVAAAQAYKKHEVLFDALAQMPRSMRALCVCGYGELGDVLSARVHELGISVKFVGPPGVGFPELNRLMNRARIGVVCGVDDGAPAILTEYMLAGLPVLVNSRLTCGLQFITPATGRTADEDRFAAVLQEMMTDLNRFRPRETVLRNWSWPHSSKRFSALIEEARRCKADRPK, from the coding sequence GTGGTTGTTGGGAGTTATCTCGAGCGCCTGCCGCTGTCCGTCGTACGACACGGCCTGTGCGATACAGCCGAGATCTGGACCTTCTGGGCCCAGGAGTCACCTCCGTCGTGGTCGTTCGAGCCTCCGGTTCTGACCCGGCGCTCGTTTCGGCCAGACGACCCCGCCGGCCGCCCGTTTTCGTCGGCCGACATGCTCGGGCATATCGCCACCTTCGGCCCGCCCGACGTTCTATGTGTGTGGGGGCTCGGCATCGACGCAGCGATACTGCAGGCCTGCGCCGGCAGCATCAGAGTCTACAACTCCATCGATGCGCCGGCGCTCCGCGTCCCGGACGATGTAAGCCGCCACTTCGACATCGTTCTGACCGGCGCTGAATGGCAATCCGAAGAGGTCGAGCGCCGTCATCCCGGCATGCTGACGGCCGTCATGCCCATCGGCCCCGAATTCGCGTCACCGGAGACCTTTTTTCCACTTGGACTGGCAAAGACCTACGACGTCATCTACGTCGCCGCCGCGCAGGCCTACAAAAAGCATGAGGTGCTCTTCGACGCGTTGGCCCAAATGCCGCGGTCGATGCGGGCGCTCTGCGTGTGCGGCTACGGCGAACTGGGCGACGTTCTAAGCGCACGCGTTCACGAACTCGGCATTTCCGTTAAGTTCGTCGGGCCCCCGGGCGTGGGATTCCCGGAGCTCAACCGGCTGATGAACCGCGCGCGTATCGGCGTCGTTTGCGGCGTCGACGACGGCGCGCCAGCTATCCTCACCGAATACATGCTCGCCGGCCTGCCGGTGCTCGTCAATTCCCGCCTAACTTGCGGCCTGCAGTTCATTACCCCCGCGACTGGCCGCACTGCGGATGAAGATCGGTTCGCCGCTGTCCTGCAGGAAATGATGACGGATCTAAACAGATTCCGACCGCGCGAAACGGTTCTGCGAAATTGGAGCTGGCCTCATTCCAGCAAGCGCTTCTCAGCGCTGATAGAAGAGGCGCGGCGATGCAAAGCCGACCGTCCGAAGTAA
- a CDS encoding glycosyltransferase family 4 protein — MDEKPRPIRILFVLAWLVVGGEETELRLLVRALDPRRYHVDVVVCFRKAGMPNQTLRQLEALGVDVDCAPYDLSFDDTVAYLANKIPAYDLVVACQNVADIYPALEKLHWRPPLIEHGGLVSEALAGPKHFTRRYVGVCRSIRDAAASQMPGREHDAIEIPSMVDLAEFSPSDRARMRSVLDVPDDVVLVGWVGRLYAKKRVEDFIEAAAIVHARLPPIRFVVVGGADAFMPDYAGALRQLAVARGLSGSLTFLGDRADVPALLSAMDIFVWLSREEGMPHVIAEAGAAGLPVIATADNGAMQQIEHGASGLFVPYESPADVAVVIERLAGDPVMRSRLGRSLREKVSITYAAEVVVPQWQALFEDVLRERRPAPPPALFASFIQGGFECSTHKRGDGQRLDLLAATGHDTHAAADFAQLAAYGMRTVRDGMRWHVIENRPGYYDWSSFLPMLRAAQAQPIQVIWDLMHYGWPDDLDIWSPAFVNRFAGYCAAAARFIRNETDAIPFYCPINEISFHAWGGGDAAYLNPYARGRGFELKVQLARGSIAAMNEILSVDPRARFVHCEPAINVAADPSRPHQRGQAEAARLAQFQAFDMIAGRCWPQLGGEVKLLDIVGLNYYHRNQWLFEGPPIAVGHPQSKRFRYFLTETYARYGRPLLVAETGTEGDGRAAWFLMMVNEVAAARGAGVPVEGVCLYPVVDHVGWDDDRDCPSGLLSRRLGGRREAHAPLAEAVQQWRQANEYGFRRRPHAP, encoded by the coding sequence ATGGACGAAAAGCCGAGGCCCATCCGCATCCTGTTTGTCTTGGCCTGGCTGGTGGTCGGCGGGGAGGAAACGGAGCTGCGGCTGCTTGTCCGCGCCCTCGATCCGCGACGGTACCACGTTGATGTCGTCGTGTGCTTCCGCAAGGCGGGGATGCCGAACCAGACGCTTCGGCAACTGGAGGCGTTGGGCGTGGATGTCGACTGCGCGCCCTATGATCTGTCGTTCGACGACACGGTGGCCTATCTGGCGAACAAGATCCCGGCCTATGACCTGGTCGTTGCCTGCCAGAACGTCGCCGACATCTATCCCGCGCTCGAAAAGCTCCATTGGCGGCCGCCGCTCATCGAGCATGGCGGCCTCGTCTCGGAAGCGCTTGCGGGCCCCAAGCACTTTACCAGGCGTTACGTCGGCGTCTGCCGCTCGATCCGCGATGCCGCCGCGTCTCAGATGCCCGGGCGCGAGCACGACGCCATCGAAATCCCCTCCATGGTCGATTTGGCTGAGTTCTCACCGAGCGATCGCGCCCGCATGCGCAGCGTTCTCGACGTACCAGATGACGTTGTGCTGGTCGGCTGGGTCGGCAGGCTGTATGCCAAGAAACGCGTCGAGGACTTCATCGAGGCCGCCGCAATCGTCCACGCCCGGCTACCACCTATCCGTTTCGTCGTCGTCGGCGGAGCGGATGCCTTCATGCCGGACTACGCCGGGGCGCTGCGGCAACTTGCCGTCGCGCGGGGTCTCTCAGGCTCGCTGACATTTCTCGGCGATCGCGCCGACGTGCCTGCCTTGCTCTCGGCGATGGACATCTTCGTCTGGCTCTCACGTGAGGAAGGCATGCCGCATGTCATCGCGGAGGCGGGGGCGGCGGGTCTGCCAGTGATAGCGACGGCCGACAACGGCGCGATGCAGCAGATCGAACACGGCGCGTCCGGCCTGTTCGTGCCGTATGAATCGCCGGCGGACGTGGCTGTCGTGATCGAACGCCTGGCTGGCGATCCGGTGATGCGGTCGAGGCTTGGCCGCTCCCTGCGTGAGAAGGTTTCCATCACCTACGCCGCCGAGGTCGTGGTACCGCAGTGGCAAGCGCTTTTCGAGGATGTGCTGCGGGAGCGCAGGCCGGCTCCTCCACCCGCGCTTTTCGCCAGCTTCATCCAGGGTGGTTTCGAGTGTTCCACCCATAAGCGGGGCGACGGGCAGCGCCTCGACCTGCTTGCAGCGACCGGCCATGACACCCATGCCGCCGCCGACTTCGCGCAGCTCGCCGCGTACGGAATGCGTACCGTTCGAGACGGCATGCGCTGGCACGTGATCGAGAATCGTCCCGGTTACTACGACTGGTCGAGTTTTCTGCCGATGCTGCGCGCGGCGCAGGCGCAGCCCATCCAGGTGATCTGGGACCTGATGCACTATGGCTGGCCGGACGATCTCGACATCTGGTCGCCGGCTTTCGTCAACCGCTTTGCGGGCTACTGCGCAGCCGCGGCACGATTCATCCGGAATGAAACGGATGCCATCCCGTTCTACTGTCCGATCAACGAGATCTCCTTTCACGCCTGGGGCGGTGGTGACGCAGCGTATCTCAATCCCTATGCACGCGGGCGCGGCTTCGAACTGAAAGTCCAGCTCGCCCGCGGCTCCATCGCGGCGATGAACGAAATTCTGAGCGTCGATCCGCGCGCGCGCTTCGTGCATTGCGAGCCCGCGATCAACGTCGCCGCCGATCCGTCCAGGCCGCATCAACGCGGCCAAGCGGAGGCTGCGCGGCTAGCGCAGTTCCAGGCTTTTGACATGATTGCAGGGCGCTGCTGGCCGCAACTTGGTGGCGAGGTGAAGCTGTTAGATATCGTCGGCCTGAACTATTACCATCGCAACCAGTGGCTGTTTGAAGGCCCACCCATCGCCGTCGGCCATCCGCAGTCCAAGCGCTTTCGCTACTTCCTGACGGAAACCTACGCCCGCTATGGCCGGCCGCTCCTCGTCGCCGAAACCGGAACGGAGGGCGATGGCCGCGCTGCCTGGTTCCTCATGATGGTCAATGAGGTCGCGGCGGCGCGCGGCGCGGGCGTTCCGGTCGAGGGCGTCTGTCTCTATCCGGTCGTAGACCATGTCGGCTGGGACGACGACCGCGACTGCCCGAGCGGACTGTTGTCCCGCCGCCTGGGCGGCCGGCGCGAGGCGCATGCCCCTCTCGCCGAAGCCGTACAGCAATGGCGACAGGCAAACGAATACGGCTTCCGTCGACGGCCCCATGCCCCCTGA